TGGTTTGTAAATCTTCACTTACTGCAATAAATTTTTCATGGTTGCTTGAATAGGTACTAGTAAAAAAGAGTGTTTcttaaaaatcttgtttttcagGTAACCAGGGAACAGGTCCAGACAGGAAAATCCTTCTTTACATTCCTTgtccttattttaaaaagaaacaatgaattTCACTCTTTGTTGGCGATAAGATTAAAAAGTCTTTCGGCACATTGTAGCCATGAACCAGTCACTGCAAGGATCTCAAGATAATCTCCAAACAGGTGTTGACTTTCTCCCTTGGAATAGTCCAGGTAATCTGATTTCTCATGAAACCTATTTGACAACAACATTCTATTTGGATGCTGTGGTTAAGCCCATCGTGTTTGTTATCGGCGTGCCCACCAACATCctcaactgtctggtgttcaAACAGCAAGGCCTTCGagaccgcatgaacctctgtctgTTTGCTCTGGTGTTTGTGGACATGACTTACTTAGCTTACTCCATGATGTTCACCACGGCATTCTGCATTAGAAAGCTGGAGCCAGCCATAGGAGAAGAGCTGTACATGAAGATGCAGTATTATGGTATCAGTATTAACTATGGGTTGAGAGAGACTTCGGCCGGCATCAGTGTCTTGATTGCTGTGGAgagatgcgtgtgtgtagtcTTCCCACTACTGGCCAACACTCTCATCAGCACCCGAACCATGAGCATCCTGTTGGCTACCATAGTGATCGGCATGCAGCTGGCCTTCGTCACCACCCCTGTCAAAAAGCGGGTATTTCCGGTGTACGACAACACTACAGGTGGGACAAGGTGGGCAGTAGCTCCTTCAGCTGCCTGGCAGGAGAATCAGGCGTTGATGCTTTACGACAAAATGGAAGACACCTTCATGATGATTGTCTTTCCTCTCTTTACCTTCATCTTGGTGTCGGGTGCAACAGCCATCACGGTAATTAAGCTCAGAGCCGCCATCTTGTGGAGGACGAAAATCAGATTCTCTGGAAGTGATGCCCAAGACcaccaggtggcgctgaccaagatgctcGTACTCGTCTCGTGCGTGTTCATCGCCAGCAAAGCGCCGTGGGTGGCCATCACCGTGACTCGAATCTTCTATCCAGACTTCTCGCCATCCGGCAGTCAGTCTAACCTCTACCGTGTGTTGGAGGTGGTAGCTCATTATTGCCTCTACATCCACAGCGCCGTCAacttcttcatttattattctcGATCGTCGAGATTCAAGTCGAATCTTCGTGCTCTGGGTGGTTGTTGGCACAAGTCCAGCAGCCAATCGCAGAGGACGGGCTTTGTGTCCACGGTAACGAGAGATTTGCATTATTCAAAAGCAGTTTGTTCTGTTATTTCCCGGTATGACGCCGTCcacatttctgtttgttccAGTCGTTGTATTTCATCAACATCCTAACAGCCCTActacacttttattttgtaacatcaCGCGAGATGAATAGATGAACGAAATGTAAGTATTGTCAGCCTATTCCGCGCAGGTAATATAATGCTTCATTCCTTGTTGTCAGATTTAATTCTTTCACCATTTGTACAGTTAGTTTCGGATATGTACAGCATTGTCAGAAGATATTTTCGAGTCATAATTAACTAGCAGCAGTAGAAATAGAAATTACTATACTTAAGATAAATTAACTGTTATGATTTTTTAAGCATAACTTTGTAAGTACTAAATTATGAGAACTTTATGAGAGTTAGACCAAAGCAACTGTCCTTAattttccgtcggaattctccactAAATCCTGTATGTGTCAACCATGACAAAGAGATGGAATCTGTCCCTACTTCTTAATACCTGGGCATCATCTTTGACAGGTGACTTCGCAGGGATACCAACATTCAATTTTACTTGAAAAACGCTCAACAGCGCCTCTTCCTTCTTCAGAAGCTGAAGTTTTTCTATGTCTCCCAACaatttcttcagttcttttatAGATCACTATAGAGATAAATACAACGTTATCTTATCTTAAATTACGTGAGGAAAATTCTTGTAAGAAATCCGTCCTGTAAAAGTAATGTAGTTCAAATTCATAAAAGTATGTATTTGTCTATGTCTTTCCATCTTGATCCGTTGATTTATTGTCTACAATCCTTCCTCCTGCTTCTTCATTATGTTTGTGCCACCTCCGTGACAGTCATATGTAAGCCAGAtatagaaaattatttatatatatatatattgctgcTGCAACCACTGCCAACACCACTGATGATGCTACTACAACTGCGAACCACAGCTGCGAGTCCAAAGACTGTCGAATAAGAAGAGAAAGGGTTAATCTGTGACTGGTGCTGAGACTGACCTCGTCTATGATGGACATTCACCTTCTAAACATGAGTAGCTACACTAACCTCAAACACAAGGAACCGTTTGAGACCATAATTAATATTGTGTCTGAGCGTTTCTATTTGCCTGGTGCTAGTCTTTGATGATGTAGGAAATCGTCatgtgatttattattattgtctcccttcctcttcacaaatactttaaagaaagtaattatATATGCAAAGTtccaaattcattttttaattttgggtTGATAGTACGTACATGTATTATGGTGGTATATTTGATGAAccgtgacatatatatatatgtatcactTGGTTTCCTCTCTGGCCAGCAACTACACTGCGGAATTTATTAACGGTCAGTTTCAGAACAAATGTAATTAATGAATTAACCTGCACCCTAATTACAACTTATTAACAGCTTTAGCCTTCATCGGATTTTCTCCTCtctctaaataataataatcatcatcatcatcatcatcatcatcacaatttTTATGTTGCGGCAGGTACCGACTAGAATCTACTCACcgtacacacgcgcgcacacacgcatacacatatgcaAGAACACACAAAAGTCGGCCTAAAGTATTTATAGACAAGatgttttaaagtaattttcagAGCTCCTTGTGTCGAGGTAAGCCCTAAGTGCACTGGCAGGAAATTTCAAACTGTCGGTCCAAATACTTGGGAAGACAACGATATTCATGTCTGTTTCAGCGaaggcgttttttttttaataacaatgtTATAAACGAGCAATGAGTTATCATAGCAGACCTTGATTGGTTTCTGCCCGTTATCGGCCATGTTTTTTCTGACACGTTAAGGTCAGGGTTAGCCAGGACATTCCTCACTAATGACATTCGAACTGAAGAAGGCAGCTTCGTGGAATCAGTGCTATGGTCACAAAACCAAAGGAAACTCGCAGACGGATTAGAGTTAATTAGAGTGAATTTTTTAATTGGAACGTTACAAAGTGCAGTGATAAAATCTCGTGTGACGTCATAGACTCCAGTTAAGACTGCAGgactcgtgacgtcacaagccACACTCAATCTCCATTACAACATTCACCCTCGCTGTTTGCTTCAGGTTCAGGACGGCCTGTATTCCGACCTTTGACACCAACGAATCCTAGTAAAACCTCATCAAGAAAAATCGCATAACATTATCATTACCTGTAGTTGTTCTAATTATcgaaattatcatttttttaaagaattcgTTAAAACAAACTGCGTACTTTGAGGACGAAACTTGTTTTCACAATCTTCCCAAAGGGAAGTACAGTATAGAAAATACAGATTCCTTTAGTTTTACTGTAGCAATGCTGATGCAAAAACTCTTGTATTAGAAACTGGAGAAATATGCAATGGCGTGCAAGTTCCAAACGAAACATTAcattgcttttattaaaaactaatttagAGTAACACAAGTGGAGGTCACCAAGGTAACCAAAAGACATCAAAACTGTGTTGGCCGAGCTACGGGGATAGAATCAAGACAAGAAATACTTTGCCATGTCGGGCTGTGACATCAGGGTGAGGACTGTGGGAGTcaactgtcactgtcagtggTAAGGGAGACACCAGGAACAGTTCTGCACAAGAACACTCTGCTCGACTTGAGAGAAGCTTAGCCTCAACACCGGAATCAACTAATAGTCGATGTTATTTGCAGCCTCTGCTACCTCATAATTCCACTTGTTTCAAGACTCAATCCGATGGtcactttatttattatcattgagTTCCAGGTCGAAGGAGTGTGATGTCCACTAACGGTTAAGCTTTTTTGAGAGTTCTAAATTTTTCCCAAGCAGCAAATGACCAAAACTGATAGCTTTAAGTTTGGAAATTGTGATATAGCTCAGTGATTATAAACACAATATTATATGTCTGTTTTTTAAGTCTATTAATATCTTACTTTTAATGGGAAAGTTATGTGAGTGGAAGTGTACATAAGAATACTTAACACAGACAGGAA
The sequence above is a segment of the Pomacea canaliculata isolate SZHN2017 linkage group LG6, ASM307304v1, whole genome shotgun sequence genome. Coding sequences within it:
- the LOC112565956 gene encoding N-formyl peptide receptor 3-like, with amino-acid sequence MNQSLQGSQDNLQTGVDFLPWNSPGNLISHETYLTTTFYLDAVVKPIVFVIGVPTNILNCLVFKQQGLRDRMNLCLFALVFVDMTYLAYSMMFTTAFCIRKLEPAIGEELYMKMQYYGISINYGLRETSAGISVLIAVERCVCVVFPLLANTLISTRTMSILLATIVIGMQLAFVTTPVKKRVFPVYDNTTGGTRWAVAPSAAWQENQALMLYDKMEDTFMMIVFPLFTFILVSGATAITVIKLRAAILWRTKIRFSGSDAQDHQVALTKMLVLVSCVFIASKAPWVAITVTRIFYPDFSPSGSQSNLYRVLEVV